The following coding sequences lie in one Bacteroides helcogenes P 36-108 genomic window:
- a CDS encoding patatin-like phospholipase family protein gives MEQNSKISLTPYSGLVLEGGGMRGVFTCGVLDNFMDRGIRFPYTIGVSAGACNGLSYISGQRGRAKYSNIDLLEKYNYIGLKHLLKKRNIMDFDLLFREFPEHILPYDYDAYFRSPEHYVMVTTNCETGEANYFEEKQSKERVISIARASSSLPFVCPITYVDNIPMLDGGIVDSIPLVRARLDGYMHNVVVLTRNRGYRKEIQGTKVPPFIYKKYPLLRKAINLRSHVYNEQLDLVERLEDAGEITVIRPQKPIVVDRIERDIRKLTDLYEEGYECASSFM, from the coding sequence ATGGAACAAAACAGCAAGATATCCCTTACTCCTTATAGCGGACTGGTGCTTGAGGGTGGAGGCATGCGTGGCGTTTTTACTTGCGGCGTACTTGACAATTTCATGGATCGGGGCATCCGCTTTCCTTATACTATCGGTGTCAGTGCAGGTGCATGCAACGGGCTTTCGTACATCTCCGGACAGCGTGGGCGGGCCAAGTACAGCAACATTGACTTGCTGGAGAAATACAACTACATCGGTCTGAAGCATCTGCTGAAGAAGCGCAATATTATGGATTTTGACCTGCTGTTCCGTGAGTTTCCCGAACATATTCTGCCTTACGATTATGATGCTTACTTTCGTTCTCCCGAACATTATGTCATGGTAACTACCAATTGTGAGACGGGAGAGGCGAACTACTTTGAGGAGAAGCAAAGTAAGGAGCGCGTCATCAGCATTGCACGTGCTTCGAGTAGCCTGCCTTTTGTTTGTCCCATTACTTATGTGGATAATATTCCTATGTTGGATGGAGGCATTGTGGACAGCATTCCTCTGGTGCGTGCCCGTCTGGATGGCTATATGCACAATGTGGTGGTACTGACTCGCAACCGTGGCTATCGTAAGGAGATACAAGGCACTAAAGTCCCACCGTTTATCTATAAGAAGTATCCTCTTTTGCGTAAAGCCATCAATCTTCGTAGCCATGTCTATAACGAGCAGCTTGATTTGGTGGAACGTCTGGAAGATGCCGGCGAAATAACTGTTATCCGTCCGCAGAAGCCGATAGTGGTGGATCGCATTGAACGAGACATTCGGAAACTGACGGATTTATATGAGGAAGGTTATGAATGCGCTTCTTCCTTCATGTAA
- a CDS encoding aminopeptidase C — protein MKKTILIAALGILSLNMAAQDAPKEEKPKEEGFVFTTVKELPITSIKNQNRAGTCWCYSGIAFLESELLRMGKGEYDFSEMYIVHKTYEDRADIAVRTHGDVSFSQGGSFYDVMYGMKKFGLIPEEAMRPGVMYGDTLSNHTELSAVSEAVVAAIAKGKLRKLQTDVNHNPLWKKAIAAIHDIYLGECPEKFTYKGKEYTPQSFYQSTGLNPDDYISLTSYTHHPFYEPFVLEIQDNWRWGQSYNLPIDELMQVFDNAISTGYTIAWGADVSEEGFTRDGIAVMPDASKAQELSGSDMAHWLKMKPEEKKLNSKPQPQKWCTQEERQEAYDNWETTDDHGMLIYGTAKDQEGNDYYMVKNSWGKAGKYDGLWYASKAFARYKTMNIVVNKKALPKEIAKKLGVK, from the coding sequence ATGAAAAAGACAATACTCATTGCCGCACTTGGAATACTAAGCCTCAATATGGCAGCCCAAGATGCCCCAAAAGAAGAAAAGCCGAAGGAAGAAGGCTTCGTTTTTACCACCGTCAAGGAATTGCCTATCACGTCCATCAAAAATCAGAACCGTGCCGGAACATGTTGGTGCTACTCAGGCATAGCCTTTCTGGAATCGGAATTGTTGCGCATGGGAAAAGGTGAATATGACTTTTCCGAAATGTACATCGTACACAAAACTTATGAAGACCGTGCAGATATCGCAGTCCGCACTCACGGCGATGTGTCATTTTCACAAGGCGGTTCTTTCTATGACGTAATGTATGGCATGAAGAAGTTCGGTCTGATTCCCGAAGAGGCGATGCGCCCGGGTGTAATGTACGGTGATACACTGAGCAACCACACTGAACTCTCCGCTGTTTCCGAAGCTGTCGTTGCCGCCATAGCAAAAGGCAAGTTGCGTAAGCTCCAGACAGACGTCAACCACAATCCATTGTGGAAGAAGGCTATTGCCGCTATCCATGACATCTACTTGGGAGAATGTCCGGAGAAGTTCACCTACAAAGGGAAAGAATATACTCCGCAATCTTTCTACCAATCCACCGGACTGAATCCTGATGACTATATTTCCCTGACCTCCTACACTCACCATCCATTCTATGAACCGTTCGTACTGGAGATTCAGGACAACTGGCGCTGGGGACAATCCTATAATCTCCCCATCGACGAGCTGATGCAGGTGTTCGACAATGCCATATCCACCGGCTATACCATCGCTTGGGGTGCTGATGTGAGTGAAGAAGGCTTTACACGCGACGGTATCGCAGTGATGCCCGATGCTTCCAAAGCACAGGAACTGAGTGGCTCGGACATGGCACATTGGCTGAAGATGAAACCTGAAGAAAAGAAATTGAACAGCAAACCTCAACCGCAAAAATGGTGTACTCAAGAAGAACGTCAGGAAGCTTATGACAATTGGGAAACCACCGATGACCACGGTATGCTGATTTATGGTACTGCCAAAGATCAGGAAGGTAATGACTATTATATGGTGAAGAATTCTTGGGGAAAGGCCGGCAAGTATGATGGCTTGTGGTATGCTTCCAAAGCTTTTGCACGCTACAAGACAATGAACATTGTAGTGAACAAGAAAGCACTGCCCAAAGAGATTGCCAAGAAACTGGGCGTAAAGTAA
- a CDS encoding FKBP-type peptidyl-prolyl cis-trans isomerase: protein MNKREYVQVNKDWLESKAQEEGVKSLPKGIYYKVLASGEAKGSHPSPRSIVTAHYTGRTINGKKFDSSRGGAPLAVRLCDLIEGWIIAMQQMCVGDKWEVYLPAEMGYGKFSQPGIPGGSTLIFEIELLGIA from the coding sequence ATGAATAAGAGAGAATATGTTCAAGTCAACAAGGATTGGCTGGAGTCAAAAGCACAAGAAGAAGGGGTGAAGTCACTTCCGAAAGGTATATATTATAAGGTATTGGCATCAGGTGAGGCCAAAGGCAGTCATCCATCACCGCGAAGTATTGTCACTGCCCACTATACGGGGCGTACCATCAACGGCAAGAAGTTTGACAGTAGTCGTGGCGGTGCACCATTGGCTGTCCGTCTGTGTGATCTCATTGAGGGATGGATTATTGCCATGCAGCAAATGTGCGTGGGCGATAAGTGGGAGGTGTATCTCCCGGCAGAGATGGGTTACGGCAAGTTTTCCCAGCCCGGTATTCCCGGAGGCTCTACGCTTATTTTCGAGATAGAACTCTTGGGGATAGCGTGA
- a CDS encoding LytR/AlgR family response regulator transcription factor, producing MINCIAIDDEPLALTQLTEYISRIPYLNLVASCHDAFSAMKALSVERVDLLFIDINMPDLNGLEFVRSLTECPMVVFTTAYSEYAVDGFKVDAVDYLLKPFSFQDLLMATEKARRRLEHSLEEGGEESLFVKSDYRVTRVRLNDIKYIEGMSEYVRIYVEGEPKPLMPLLSMKRLEEVLPPSQFMRVHRSYIVNLRKIAEISRLRIVFGETYIPVGDIYKDKFLEYVNGRMMK from the coding sequence ATGATAAACTGTATTGCTATTGACGACGAACCCCTTGCTCTGACGCAACTGACGGAATATATTTCCCGTATTCCCTACCTGAATCTTGTGGCTTCTTGCCATGATGCTTTCTCTGCCATGAAAGCCCTGTCTGTCGAGCGTGTGGACCTGCTTTTTATCGACATCAACATGCCCGACCTCAACGGCCTGGAGTTTGTCCGTTCACTGACGGAGTGTCCGATGGTTGTCTTTACCACTGCCTATTCAGAGTATGCCGTGGACGGCTTTAAGGTGGATGCCGTGGACTATCTGCTGAAGCCCTTCAGTTTTCAGGACTTGCTGATGGCTACCGAAAAGGCACGCAGACGCCTGGAACATTCGCTGGAGGAGGGAGGCGAAGAATCACTGTTTGTCAAGAGTGACTATCGTGTGACGCGTGTTCGCCTGAACGACATCAAATATATTGAGGGAATGAGCGAATATGTTCGCATTTATGTGGAAGGAGAGCCCAAACCGCTGATGCCGTTGCTCAGCATGAAGCGCCTGGAAGAAGTACTTCCGCCGTCTCAGTTCATGCGGGTGCATCGCTCGTACATCGTCAATCTGAGGAAGATTGCGGAAATCTCGCGCCTGCGCATTGTCTTTGGCGAAACTTACATCCCTGTTGGGGACATTTATAAGGATAAGTTTCTGGAATATGTGAATGGAAGGATGATGAAGTGA
- a CDS encoding sensor histidine kinase, which produces MLKLNIILRMKETFVHSGYKRYLPEMMIYMAVWGIVILFPVVSHFFDYLSGKDTGMGWGEILSAWIDASPFLLLFVLNNRLLAPRLFMRQKLVVYVASATLCVLLTFGMMNLVMKDRVPQNFRMEMKKNRHHVYPGVGDIRSEANAHSESKAHPEADVLLETEARPEYKAGQVRPDKVYPDGRRMGKPLQGHPPFFVFLFRGPFLGQVMIALLMFSFNIAVKLFFKSVRDEEAMKELEHHNLHSELEYLKYQINPHFFMNTLNNIHALVDIDTEKAKETIVELSRLMRYMLYESDKRTLPLSKEVQFLRHYVELMRIRYPESVRIELSLPEEESGVQVPPLLFISFVENAFKHGVSYQKDSFITVSLTLERRELLFRCSNSNFGKNVDEHHGIGLENVRKRLQLLFGDEYTLAISNMEQRFDVLLTIPIGK; this is translated from the coding sequence ATGCTGAAACTGAATATTATACTCCGCATGAAGGAAACATTTGTCCATTCGGGCTATAAACGCTATTTGCCGGAAATGATGATATACATGGCCGTATGGGGCATCGTTATCCTCTTTCCCGTAGTGAGCCATTTCTTCGACTATCTGTCCGGCAAAGATACGGGCATGGGTTGGGGAGAGATCCTGTCGGCATGGATAGACGCATCACCTTTCCTGCTGCTCTTTGTACTGAATAATCGGTTGCTGGCTCCACGACTGTTCATGCGGCAGAAATTAGTGGTTTATGTGGCTTCCGCCACATTGTGCGTATTGCTGACGTTCGGTATGATGAACCTCGTCATGAAAGACCGTGTTCCGCAGAATTTCCGCATGGAGATGAAGAAGAACCGACATCACGTATATCCCGGAGTAGGTGATATTCGCTCTGAAGCTAATGCTCATTCCGAAAGCAAGGCACATCCAGAGGCTGACGTTCTTCTCGAAACCGAGGCTCGCCCTGAGTATAAAGCCGGGCAGGTTCGTCCGGACAAAGTGTATCCTGACGGGCGGCGTATGGGTAAACCACTTCAGGGACATCCGCCATTCTTTGTATTCCTGTTCCGGGGACCCTTTTTGGGGCAGGTAATGATTGCCCTGCTGATGTTCAGTTTCAATATCGCCGTCAAGCTGTTCTTCAAGTCTGTGCGCGATGAAGAAGCGATGAAGGAACTGGAACACCACAACCTGCATTCCGAATTGGAATACCTCAAGTATCAGATAAACCCGCACTTCTTCATGAACACGCTGAACAATATTCATGCTTTGGTAGATATTGACACAGAGAAGGCCAAGGAAACCATCGTGGAACTTTCACGCCTGATGCGCTACATGCTCTATGAAAGTGACAAGCGCACCCTGCCACTCTCCAAGGAAGTGCAATTCCTCCGTCACTACGTGGAGCTGATGCGCATCCGCTATCCGGAGAGTGTACGCATAGAACTGTCACTGCCGGAGGAAGAATCAGGCGTGCAGGTTCCGCCGTTGCTTTTCATCTCATTTGTGGAGAATGCTTTCAAACACGGGGTGAGCTATCAGAAAGATTCGTTCATCACTGTCAGTCTGACGTTGGAGAGACGTGAACTGCTTTTCCGTTGTTCCAACAGTAACTTTGGAAAGAACGTTGACGAGCACCACGGCATTGGTCTGGAGAATGTGCGCAAGCGCCTGCAACTGCTTTTCGGCGATGAATACACTCTTGCCATCAGCAACATGGAGCAACGGTTCGATGTGTTGCTTACCATTCCCATAGGAAAATGA
- a CDS encoding carbohydrate-binding domain-containing protein yields MKMQKTIWTIVCLTLCLSCSTDPIDYWDSTDSDGGNLPGGTGIGGSTPSSGTSDASGNLLDFDVAWDDVTDAAFTDATESVITDTSADEYDDYVENSTFASVIQIAFDDGQAAVTGSVTGVTVTIDGAYVTVNSTVAGVDYRLSGSTTDGALKIYSEKKFKLTLSGLNLASTKGAAVNIQGKKRVFVECAAGTANTLTDAATYTNTPDGEDQKACLFSEGQLIFSGSGTLTVNGNCKHGICSDEYIFVHAATNLTVASAPKDAIHTNEKIIIAGGMLKLIPGGDGLDCEEGNIDIRGGLLKADISGTASKALKSATDITLTGGQQILLTSGSAEYDSDDGDISSSAGIKCDGNLTVDGASLSIKSTGAAGKGINCDGAFTMTSGTLKIITAGKQYTYNRLDSSAKGIKADGTLTIGGGTVWVRTIGGEGSEGIESKSTLVINGGDVRVYAYDDCLNATNNITINGGSVYCYSSGNDGIDSNGTLTITGGTVVASGTTSPEEGFDCDQNTFRITGGTLLGIGGSTSTPTSSVCTQHAVIYGGSGSSGTLFTIVASDGTQVMSYTIPRTYSQMTVLFSSAKLISGGSYTIYIGGSVSGGTSFYGLTTDGTYEAGTQTATFTASSMVTTAGSTSGGTGGGGGFPGGGWH; encoded by the coding sequence ATGAAAATGCAGAAAACAATTTGGACCATTGTCTGCCTGACGCTATGCCTGTCATGCAGCACAGATCCCATAGACTATTGGGACAGTACCGACAGCGATGGCGGTAACCTCCCCGGCGGCACTGGCATCGGCGGTAGTACACCCTCCTCCGGCACTTCCGATGCGTCGGGCAATCTGCTCGACTTTGATGTGGCGTGGGACGATGTGACCGACGCTGCCTTCACCGATGCCACCGAATCCGTGATAACCGACACTTCCGCCGATGAGTACGATGATTACGTGGAGAACTCCACCTTCGCTTCGGTGATACAGATAGCCTTTGATGACGGGCAGGCCGCGGTAACCGGATCCGTCACAGGTGTAACTGTCACCATAGATGGAGCCTACGTCACCGTCAACTCCACCGTGGCGGGTGTGGACTATCGCCTCAGCGGCTCCACCACCGATGGAGCGTTGAAAATATACAGTGAGAAGAAGTTCAAGCTCACCCTTTCCGGTCTGAACCTGGCCAGCACCAAGGGCGCTGCCGTCAACATCCAGGGCAAGAAGCGCGTCTTCGTGGAGTGTGCCGCGGGAACCGCCAACACCCTGACCGATGCTGCCACCTACACCAATACCCCGGACGGAGAAGACCAGAAGGCTTGCCTTTTCAGCGAAGGTCAACTTATCTTCAGCGGCAGTGGCACGCTTACTGTGAACGGTAACTGCAAGCATGGCATCTGTAGCGATGAATACATCTTCGTGCACGCTGCCACGAATCTCACCGTAGCCTCCGCCCCGAAAGATGCCATCCACACCAACGAGAAAATAATCATTGCCGGTGGTATGCTCAAGCTCATCCCCGGCGGCGACGGGCTGGACTGTGAGGAGGGGAACATCGACATCCGCGGCGGGCTGCTCAAAGCCGATATATCGGGCACGGCATCCAAAGCTCTGAAGTCGGCCACGGACATCACCCTCACCGGCGGGCAGCAAATTTTGCTCACTTCCGGCTCGGCCGAATATGACTCCGATGATGGCGACATCAGCTCCTCTGCCGGCATCAAGTGTGACGGCAATCTTACCGTGGACGGGGCTTCACTCTCCATCAAGAGCACCGGTGCGGCAGGAAAGGGCATCAATTGCGACGGTGCGTTTACAATGACATCGGGTACGCTGAAAATCATTACTGCTGGCAAGCAATACACCTACAACCGTCTGGACTCCTCGGCCAAAGGCATCAAAGCGGACGGAACGCTCACTATCGGCGGCGGCACAGTATGGGTGCGCACCATCGGTGGTGAAGGCAGCGAAGGCATCGAAAGCAAGAGCACGCTTGTCATTAACGGCGGCGATGTGCGTGTCTATGCCTATGACGATTGTCTTAACGCTACAAACAACATTACCATCAATGGCGGTTCTGTCTATTGCTACAGTAGTGGCAACGACGGCATTGACTCCAACGGTACGCTCACCATTACCGGTGGCACGGTGGTGGCCAGCGGCACTACCAGTCCCGAAGAAGGTTTTGATTGCGACCAAAACACTTTCAGGATTACCGGCGGCACGCTGCTTGGCATCGGCGGTAGCACCAGTACGCCTACATCGAGTGTTTGTACACAACACGCCGTGATCTATGGCGGTTCGGGCAGCAGTGGCACGCTGTTCACTATTGTGGCGTCAGACGGTACGCAGGTGATGTCCTATACCATCCCGCGTACCTACAGCCAAATGACAGTTTTGTTCAGCAGCGCCAAGCTCATTTCGGGTGGCAGCTATACGATATATATCGGTGGCAGCGTCAGTGGAGGCACTTCCTTCTACGGACTGACTACGGACGGCACTTACGAGGCAGGCACACAAACTGCTACCTTCACAGCAAGCAGCATGGTGACTACGGCAGGCAGCACTTCCGGCGGCACGGGTGGCGGAGGAGGCTTTCCCGGTGGAGGCTGGCATTGA
- a CDS encoding DUF2490 domain-containing protein — MIVNKRILTVLFALCLPCVAVGLRAQSDDFGIWTDIEVKKKLFPGFDASAEGEFRTRNGLKNVERWSAGFGMAYRPVSFLKADGGYTYIYSRQPVEETKKGNLISAYWSPRHRFYASLTGSYTWYRLELSLRERYQWTRRMALSVPKYDGDDGSRKADEEISAKTKNILRTRLQAVWNIRKSAFSPYASCELYHSITDGWGIDKTRWTLGTGYRINKCHSVDAFYRYQNHADDDEANGHVLGVGYKLKL; from the coding sequence ATGATTGTGAATAAAAGAATACTTACTGTCTTATTTGCTCTCTGCCTCCCCTGTGTGGCAGTCGGCCTGCGGGCTCAGAGCGACGACTTCGGCATCTGGACCGACATTGAGGTGAAGAAGAAACTTTTTCCCGGCTTCGATGCTTCGGCAGAAGGAGAATTCCGCACACGCAACGGACTGAAGAACGTAGAACGCTGGTCGGCCGGCTTCGGCATGGCCTATCGCCCGGTTTCCTTCCTGAAAGCCGACGGCGGATACACCTATATATACAGTCGCCAGCCCGTCGAAGAAACCAAGAAGGGCAACCTGATATCCGCCTATTGGAGTCCCCGACATCGATTTTACGCTTCGCTTACGGGTAGCTACACCTGGTATCGGCTGGAGCTCTCCCTGCGCGAACGCTACCAGTGGACCCGTCGCATGGCCCTCTCCGTGCCCAAGTATGACGGCGACGACGGATCTCGCAAGGCTGACGAAGAAATCAGCGCCAAGACCAAGAATATACTCCGCACCCGCCTGCAGGCAGTGTGGAACATTCGTAAGTCTGCCTTCAGCCCATACGCCTCGTGCGAACTCTATCACAGCATCACCGACGGTTGGGGCATAGACAAGACGCGCTGGACCTTAGGCACGGGCTATAGGATAAACAAATGTCACTCCGTAGATGCGTTCTACCGCTATCAGAACCATGCTGACGACGATGAGGCAAACGGGCACGTCCTCGGCGTCGGATATAAGCTGAAGCTCTGA
- a CDS encoding DUF4956 domain-containing protein — MDELTEMTMTEMPLMDGAGFLELFLHFGLNMLVVLGMIRLFYYPKSHRRDYVFTFTLISISIFLMIFLLGSVKLKIGFALGLFAIFGIIRYRTESMPVREMTYLFVIIAVSVINALAVGISYAELLCTNLLFVLSVWLCESNRWLRHISCKLVQYDRIELITPGHRCELISDLEERTGLDITKVEVGHIDFLRDTAMLKVYYEPAGDEVNTVDTLTKLPREGE, encoded by the coding sequence ATGGATGAACTTACAGAAATGACAATGACGGAAATGCCGCTGATGGACGGCGCCGGTTTCCTTGAACTTTTTCTTCACTTCGGGCTGAATATGCTGGTGGTGCTGGGCATGATACGCCTTTTCTACTATCCCAAGAGCCACCGCAGGGATTACGTTTTCACCTTCACGCTTATCAGCATCAGCATCTTCCTGATGATATTCCTTTTAGGTAGCGTGAAACTGAAGATAGGCTTCGCCTTGGGGCTGTTTGCCATCTTCGGCATTATCCGCTACCGCACGGAGTCGATGCCGGTGAGGGAGATGACGTACCTGTTCGTCATTATCGCCGTGTCCGTCATCAATGCTCTGGCGGTGGGCATCAGCTATGCCGAACTGCTATGCACCAACCTGCTGTTTGTGCTCAGCGTCTGGCTGTGCGAGAGCAACCGCTGGCTGAGGCACATCTCCTGCAAACTGGTGCAGTACGACCGCATCGAACTCATCACTCCCGGACACCGGTGCGAACTCATCTCGGACCTGGAAGAACGCACCGGACTGGATATCACCAAGGTGGAGGTGGGACACATCGACTTCCTGCGTGATACGGCTATGCTGAAAGTCTATTATGAGCCTGCTGGCGATGAAGTGAATACAGTGGATACGCTCACTAAGCTGCCCCGCGAAGGAGAATGA
- a CDS encoding polyphosphate polymerase domain-containing protein — MLINFDKEQLLAAFTPISLEEMSGIRLMNRLDTKYVMTLDVLDAFLLLAARDYRVQQVEGERDIAYRTVYLDTANRGMYLEHLHGHAVREKIRVRTYVSSGLAFLEVKNKNNKGRTDKKRIAVTSADTLAADGGDDFLRRYACYTLAQLTPQLENRFRRITLVNRACTERLTIDCDIRFRCLTNGAEAALGNLAVVELKRDGRSFSPARELLRSLRVRPSNFSKYCMGCVLTDTGLRQNRFKPRLRKLERLGGK; from the coding sequence ATGCTGATTAATTTCGATAAAGAACAATTGCTCGCCGCCTTCACCCCCATCTCGCTGGAAGAGATGAGTGGCATAAGGCTGATGAACCGCTTAGACACGAAGTATGTGATGACGCTTGACGTGCTCGATGCCTTTCTGCTGTTGGCTGCCCGTGACTATCGTGTGCAACAGGTGGAGGGGGAGCGTGACATTGCTTACCGCACGGTTTATCTTGACACTGCCAACCGTGGCATGTATCTGGAGCACCTGCATGGACATGCTGTGAGAGAGAAAATCAGGGTGCGCACTTACGTGTCTTCCGGCCTCGCTTTTTTGGAGGTGAAGAATAAGAACAACAAGGGGCGGACGGATAAGAAGCGTATTGCCGTGACTTCGGCCGATACGCTGGCTGCCGATGGGGGAGACGACTTCCTGCGACGTTATGCGTGTTATACTCTGGCGCAGCTCACCCCTCAGTTGGAGAACCGCTTCAGGCGCATTACTTTGGTGAACAGGGCTTGTACGGAACGCCTGACGATAGATTGTGACATCCGCTTCCGTTGCTTGACGAACGGGGCGGAGGCTGCTTTGGGCAATCTGGCCGTGGTGGAACTGAAGCGTGACGGGCGCAGCTTCTCGCCCGCCCGCGAACTGTTGCGAAGCCTGCGCGTGCGGCCCTCCAACTTCAGTAAATATTGCATGGGCTGTGTGCTGACTGACACGGGACTGAGGCAGAACCGCTTCAAGCCTCGCCTGCGGAAGCTGGAACGGCTTGGCGGCAAGTAA
- a CDS encoding electron transfer flavoprotein subunit beta/FixA family protein: MSLKIVVLAKQVPDTRNVGKDAMKADGTINRAALPAIFNPEDLNALEQALRLKDGHPGSTVTILTMGPGRAAEIIREGLYRGADNGYLLTDRAFAGADTLATSYALATAIRKIGDYDVIIGGRQAIDGDTAQVGPQVAEKLGLTQVTYAEEILNVDETTKKITVKRHIDGGVETVEAPLPIVITVNGSAAPCRPRNAKLVQKYKRALGAQEKAAITKEGDELAYAGLYEKYPYLNITEWSVADVNGDLAQCGLSGSPTKVKTIQNISFQAKESKTLTGSDKDVEDLIIELLANHTIG, encoded by the coding sequence ATGAGTTTGAAAATCGTAGTATTGGCAAAACAAGTTCCCGACACACGTAACGTCGGGAAAGATGCCATGAAAGCCGACGGAACCATCAACCGCGCGGCACTCCCTGCCATCTTCAACCCCGAAGACCTGAATGCCCTTGAGCAAGCGCTTCGGCTGAAAGACGGCCATCCGGGCTCCACCGTAACCATTCTGACCATGGGACCGGGACGCGCAGCCGAAATTATCCGTGAAGGACTTTACCGTGGTGCTGACAACGGCTATCTGCTGACCGACCGCGCCTTTGCCGGAGCAGATACTCTGGCCACTTCGTATGCCCTCGCCACAGCCATCAGGAAGATTGGCGACTATGACGTCATCATCGGCGGGCGTCAAGCCATCGACGGTGACACCGCACAGGTAGGTCCGCAAGTGGCCGAGAAGTTGGGACTGACACAAGTGACATACGCAGAAGAAATTCTGAACGTGGACGAAACCACCAAAAAAATTACCGTGAAACGTCATATTGACGGCGGTGTGGAAACCGTAGAAGCTCCCCTGCCCATCGTAATTACCGTGAACGGAAGCGCAGCCCCGTGTCGCCCGCGCAATGCCAAACTGGTGCAAAAGTACAAACGCGCCCTCGGTGCACAAGAGAAAGCCGCCATCACCAAAGAAGGCGATGAACTGGCATACGCCGGCCTTTACGAGAAATATCCCTATCTGAACATCACGGAATGGAGCGTTGCCGACGTCAACGGTGATCTTGCCCAATGCGGTCTCAGCGGATCGCCCACAAAGGTGAAAACCATCCAGAACATCTCATTCCAAGCCAAAGAAAGCAAAACACTGACAGGCAGCGACAAGGATGTAGAAGATTTAATTATTGAACTGTTAGCTAACCATACTATCGGGTAA
- a CDS encoding electron transfer flavoprotein subunit alpha/FixB family protein: MNNVFVYLEIEGTTVADVSLELLTKGRKLANQLGCQLEAIAVGNNLTDIEKQVLPFGVDKLHLFDAPGLFPYTSLPHSSVLINLFKEEKPQICLMGATVIGRDLGPRVSSALTSGLTADCTSLEIGDHEDKKEGKVYENLLYQIRPAFGGNIVATIVNPEHRPQMATVREGVMKKEILDANYKGEVINHDVAKYVPETDYVVKVIDRHVEAAKHNLKGAPIVIAGGYGMGSKEGFNMLFELAKELHAEVGASRAAVDAGYADHDRQIGQTGVTVRPKLYIACGISGQIQHIAGMQESGIIISVNNDENAPINTIADYVINGTVEEVIPKMIKYYKAHSK; encoded by the coding sequence ATGAATAATGTATTTGTATATTTAGAGATAGAAGGCACTACGGTTGCCGACGTCAGTCTCGAACTCCTGACCAAAGGTCGTAAACTGGCTAATCAGTTAGGTTGTCAATTAGAAGCCATTGCTGTCGGAAACAATCTGACAGATATTGAAAAGCAGGTATTGCCATTCGGCGTTGACAAACTCCATCTATTCGACGCTCCGGGATTATTCCCCTATACTTCCCTTCCCCACTCTTCCGTCCTCATTAATCTATTCAAGGAAGAAAAACCGCAAATATGCCTGATGGGTGCTACAGTTATCGGCCGTGACCTCGGCCCCCGCGTTTCTTCCGCACTGACAAGCGGACTTACCGCCGACTGTACTTCCCTTGAAATCGGTGATCATGAAGACAAGAAGGAAGGCAAAGTATATGAAAATCTGTTGTATCAAATCCGTCCCGCATTCGGTGGTAACATCGTTGCCACCATCGTGAATCCCGAACACCGTCCGCAGATGGCGACCGTGCGTGAGGGCGTGATGAAGAAAGAAATCCTCGATGCCAACTACAAGGGTGAAGTCATCAACCACGACGTTGCCAAGTACGTACCCGAAACGGACTATGTAGTAAAGGTCATCGACCGCCATGTAGAAGCCGCCAAGCACAACCTGAAGGGTGCTCCCATCGTGATTGCCGGAGGTTACGGCATGGGCAGCAAGGAAGGTTTCAATATGCTGTTTGAACTGGCTAAGGAACTTCATGCCGAGGTAGGCGCCAGCCGTGCCGCCGTCGATGCAGGCTATGCCGACCATGACCGTCAGATAGGTCAGACAGGTGTTACGGTTCGTCCCAAGCTCTATATCGCTTGCGGCATCAGCGGACAAATCCAGCACATCGCCGGTATGCAAGAGAGTGGCATCATCATCTCCGTGAACAACGACGAGAACGCTCCCATCAATACCATTGCCGACTACGTAATTAATGGTACGGTAGAAGAGGTGATTCCGAAGATGATTAAGTACTACAAGGCTCATAGTAAATAA